The following are encoded together in the Ovis aries strain OAR_USU_Benz2616 breed Rambouillet chromosome 15, ARS-UI_Ramb_v3.0, whole genome shotgun sequence genome:
- the LOC101102671 gene encoding LOW QUALITY PROTEIN: hemoglobin subunit epsilon-1 (The sequence of the model RefSeq protein was modified relative to this genomic sequence to represent the inferred CDS: deleted 2 bases in 1 codon; substituted 1 base at 1 genomic stop codon) has protein sequence MVHFTAEEKAAITGLXGKVNVEEAEGEALGRLLVFHPWTQRFFDSFGNLSSASAIMGNPKVKAHGKKVLTSFGEAIKNLDILKSAFAELRELHCDKLHVGPENFRVSSGSVRVLLATDSGREFNPDMQAAWQKLVAFGVATALAHK, from the exons ATGGTGCATTTTACTGCCGAGGAGAAGGCTGCTATCACTGGCCTGTGAGGCAAAGTAAATGTAGAAGAGGCTGAAGGCGAGGCTCTGGGCAG GCTCCTGGTCTTCCACCCCTGGACCCAGAGATTCTTTGACAGCTTTGGCAACCTGTCCTCTGCCTCTGCCATAATGGGAAACCCCAAGGTCAAGGCCCATGGCAAGAAGGTGCTGACCTCTTTCGGAGAAGCTATTAAGAACTTGGACATCCTCAAAAGTGCCTTTGCTGAGCTGAGGGAGTTACACTGTGACAAGTTGCACGTGGGTCCTGAGAACTTCAGAGTGAGTTCAGGAAGTGTTCGTGT CCTTCTGGCTACTGACTCTGGCAGAGAATTCAACCCTGACATGCAGGCTGCCTGGCAGAAGCTGGTG GCTTTTGGCGTTGCCACTGCTCTGGCCCACAAATAG